The following coding sequences lie in one Flavobacterium sediminis genomic window:
- a CDS encoding MlaD family protein, which translates to MTKTSSENIRLGIFVIIGSLFLLLAIYFIGNYKGIIGKTFTINAVFTNVNGLQKGNNVRFSGVDIGTVGDIEMESDTTVRVHMVIDEKMMKHIKKDAIATIGSDGLVGNMIVNIIPGRNSQEYVQNGDQIISYTRIGTEEMLNTLNVTNENAALLTADLLKVVRSLTQGKGTFGRLLNDTLMADDLQVAIRNLKYTSSRADKTVLALENMVERISFEESVAGVLLTDTVSGNKMRHLITDLEASGKEISQMTKDLNDFVALLNERKGTVNYLVQDTALVKQLENIVKNVDEGTGRFNENMEALKHNFLFRGYFKKKEKEEKKEKTK; encoded by the coding sequence ATGACAAAGACATCTTCAGAAAATATCCGATTAGGCATTTTTGTTATCATAGGCAGTTTGTTTCTGCTGTTAGCGATTTATTTTATAGGGAATTACAAAGGGATAATAGGAAAAACGTTTACTATTAATGCTGTGTTTACCAATGTGAACGGCTTGCAAAAAGGAAATAATGTCCGTTTTTCAGGTGTAGACATAGGAACCGTGGGAGATATAGAAATGGAAAGCGATACAACAGTCCGGGTGCACATGGTTATAGATGAAAAAATGATGAAACATATTAAAAAAGATGCCATTGCTACAATTGGCTCCGACGGATTGGTCGGAAATATGATCGTAAATATCATACCGGGCAGAAATTCCCAAGAATATGTGCAAAACGGTGATCAGATCATATCCTACACCAGAATAGGAACAGAGGAGATGTTGAATACATTGAATGTTACTAATGAAAATGCCGCCCTGCTCACGGCAGACTTGTTAAAAGTAGTTCGGTCACTAACGCAAGGAAAGGGAACATTCGGTAGGCTGCTCAATGATACCCTAATGGCAGACGATCTTCAGGTAGCGATCAGAAATTTAAAATACACAAGCAGCCGCGCAGATAAGACTGTGTTAGCATTAGAAAATATGGTAGAACGCATCTCTTTTGAAGAAAGTGTTGCCGGAGTATTATTGACAGATACAGTTTCCGGAAATAAAATGAGACATCTTATTACAGATCTTGAAGCATCCGGTAAAGAAATAAGTCAAATGACAAAGGATCTGAATGATTTTGTGGCTCTCTTAAATGAACGCAAAGGAACGGTTAACTATTTAGTACAAGATACTGCATTGGTAAAACAATTGGAAAACATAGTAAAAAATGTAGACGAAGGTACCGGGAGATTTAATGAAAATATGGAAGCGCTAAAGCATAATTTCCTGTTCAGAGGCTATTTTAAAAAGAAAGAAAAAGAAGAAAAGAAAGAGAAAACAAAGTAA
- a CDS encoding ABC transporter ATP-binding protein produces the protein MKEERGIRGNYTRTQSTNEIVIQIKDLHKSFDENKVLNGFNMLLYKGENLVIMGKSGSGKTVMIKCLAGLMQPDSGSIEVMGREITQLGHKDLDDLRADIGFLFQGSALYDSMTVQENLEFPLRRHKRKQKNRGNTDDLVREALENVGLAHTVNLMPVELSGGMKRRVALARTLIMKPKIILYDEPTSGLDPITSKEIVELMRTIQKKYDTSSIIITHDVDCARVISDRMILLVDGINYAEGTYKELSEASDPKIKAFFK, from the coding sequence ATGAAGGAAGAAAGAGGTATAAGAGGTAATTATACGAGAACTCAAAGTACTAATGAGATCGTTATTCAGATTAAAGACTTGCACAAAAGTTTTGATGAGAACAAGGTACTCAATGGTTTTAATATGCTACTTTACAAAGGAGAAAACCTAGTGATTATGGGAAAATCCGGCTCCGGAAAAACAGTAATGATCAAGTGCTTGGCAGGATTGATGCAACCCGATAGCGGAAGTATTGAAGTTATGGGGAGAGAGATCACACAATTAGGGCATAAAGATCTGGATGATCTCCGGGCAGATATCGGATTCCTTTTTCAGGGAAGTGCGCTTTATGACTCTATGACCGTACAGGAAAATCTTGAATTTCCTTTAAGAAGGCACAAGAGAAAACAGAAGAACAGAGGAAACACAGATGATCTGGTTAGGGAAGCTTTAGAAAATGTCGGACTTGCCCATACGGTGAACTTAATGCCGGTAGAGCTTTCGGGAGGAATGAAACGACGGGTTGCTTTAGCAAGAACCCTGATTATGAAGCCCAAAATCATTTTGTATGATGAACCGACCAGTGGACTGGATCCTATAACCTCCAAAGAGATCGTTGAACTGATGAGAACTATTCAGAAAAAATACGATACTTCTTCGATCATCATTACACACGATGTGGATTGCGCCAGAGTTATTTCTGATCGAATGATCTTATTGGTAGACGGAATTAACTATGCAGAAGGAACGTATAAAGAATTATCGGAAGCTTCAGATCCTAAGATCAAAGCTTTTTTTAAATAA
- a CDS encoding MlaE family ABC transporter permease, which translates to MPKTSTIFRKAGDFLQLTGELTGFAGRFFIETWKSPYEFEELFRQCYRVGNRSFPLVGLTGFIIGLVLTLQTRPTLQEFGAVSWMPSMVGISIIREIGPVIIALICAGRIASGIGAELGSMKVTEQIDAMEVSGTNPFKFLVVTRIMATTLMIPLLVILGDVLALYGSFLIENIKGNVSFYLYFSQVFRSLEFSDLIPATLKTFFFGFAIGLIGCFKGYNCKGGTAGVGVAANTAVVMASIFIFVLDFVAVLVTDIFYGL; encoded by the coding sequence ATGCCGAAAACAAGTACCATATTCAGAAAAGCAGGGGATTTTCTTCAGCTTACAGGCGAGTTAACCGGTTTTGCCGGGAGGTTCTTTATTGAAACATGGAAGTCGCCCTATGAGTTTGAAGAACTATTTCGCCAATGTTACCGGGTGGGAAACAGATCTTTTCCTTTAGTCGGACTTACCGGTTTCATTATCGGACTTGTACTTACGTTACAAACAAGACCCACTTTACAAGAGTTTGGTGCCGTATCATGGATGCCTTCCATGGTGGGAATATCTATTATCAGAGAGATAGGACCTGTAATTATAGCACTTATCTGTGCAGGCCGGATAGCATCAGGTATTGGAGCCGAACTGGGGTCTATGAAAGTAACCGAACAAATCGATGCAATGGAAGTTTCGGGAACAAATCCTTTTAAATTTTTAGTAGTAACCAGAATAATGGCTACAACGCTCATGATTCCTTTATTGGTGATTTTAGGAGATGTACTGGCACTCTACGGTTCTTTCCTGATAGAAAATATAAAGGGGAATGTTTCTTTCTACCTGTATTTTAGTCAGGTATTCAGATCGTTGGAGTTCAGTGACCTTATTCCGGCAACGTTAAAAACCTTTTTCTTCGGGTTTGCTATTGGACTGATAGGGTGCTTTAAAGGCTATAACTGTAAAGGAGGAACTGCCGGCGTAGGCGTAGCTGCTAATACAGCTGTAGTAATGGCTTCAATTTTTATTTTTGTGTTAGATTTTGTAGCCGTTTTGGTAACAGATATATTTTATGGGCTATGA
- a CDS encoding VOC family protein, with the protein MRKLEFISLQVRDLEVSKDFYTEKLGFELAGIPNPDAYVFKYNKGEASFAIRKPIGNIDGKELGIGVSPWFAIDGTIEEFQKGLTEKEVLILGTINNTPFGKTLMVKDPDGYVLTFLQLNN; encoded by the coding sequence ATGAGAAAATTAGAATTTATATCTCTTCAAGTAAGAGATTTAGAAGTATCAAAAGACTTCTACACGGAAAAATTAGGTTTTGAACTTGCAGGAATACCTAATCCTGACGCATACGTTTTTAAATACAATAAAGGTGAAGCAAGTTTTGCCATTAGAAAACCTATCGGAAATATTGACGGTAAAGAATTAGGAATCGGTGTTTCACCTTGGTTCGCCATTGACGGCACAATTGAAGAGTTTCAAAAAGGTCTGACAGAAAAAGAAGTTCTAATTTTAGGAACAATAAACAATACTCCATTCGGAAAGACTTTAATGGTGAAAGATCCTGATGGTTACGTGCTTACTTTTCTACAACTGAACAACTAA
- a CDS encoding EVE domain-containing protein produces MKERETKYWIFVASKDHVRTGVSEGIAQACHGKAAPLKRMLKGDFVIYYSSKQTMDKTDKCQKFTAIGKVKDEEVYPFQMTDDFCPFRRNIEFFEHHDISILPLINDLQFIQNKQSWGYPFRFGVLEINKHDFDLISSIMLKKEYV; encoded by the coding sequence ATGAAAGAAAGAGAAACAAAATATTGGATTTTCGTAGCATCCAAAGACCATGTAAGAACAGGTGTTTCGGAAGGAATTGCACAAGCCTGCCACGGAAAAGCCGCTCCGTTAAAAAGAATGCTAAAAGGCGATTTTGTAATCTATTATTCGAGCAAACAGACAATGGACAAAACAGACAAATGCCAAAAGTTTACAGCTATCGGAAAAGTCAAAGATGAAGAGGTATATCCGTTTCAAATGACAGACGATTTTTGTCCATTCAGACGAAATATTGAGTTTTTCGAGCACCATGACATTTCCATTTTACCCCTGATAAATGATTTACAATTTATCCAGAACAAACAAAGTTGGGGTTATCCGTTTCGTTTTGGAGTTTTGGAAATCAACAAACATGATTTTGATTTAATTTCGTCTATAATGCTAAAAAAAGAATATGTCTGA
- a CDS encoding MarR family winged helix-turn-helix transcriptional regulator codes for MSDKINFLFKSPEESPGYLLAQLMLLWQRKHKKVLDPLDLTQTQFVLLSSIAWLTNKSDNVTQVEIANLNNFDRMMVSKVLRTLQTKKLIIRQEHETDTRAKIVRLTSHGEKVLQLALTKIENADIEFFSSIGDKLSDFNSNMYKLIEANKNE; via the coding sequence ATGTCTGATAAAATTAATTTTCTATTTAAAAGTCCGGAAGAGAGTCCCGGATATTTGTTGGCCCAACTGATGTTACTTTGGCAGCGTAAACATAAAAAGGTTTTAGATCCATTAGATCTGACACAAACACAATTTGTCTTACTTTCTTCAATCGCCTGGTTAACAAACAAAAGTGATAATGTAACACAAGTGGAAATTGCCAATCTGAATAATTTTGACCGAATGATGGTATCTAAGGTTCTTCGAACTCTACAAACCAAAAAATTAATAATAAGACAAGAGCACGAAACCGACACCAGAGCAAAAATTGTCAGATTAACATCTCATGGCGAAAAAGTATTACAATTGGCACTGACAAAAATCGAAAATGCAGACATTGAATTTTTCTCAAGTATTGGAGACAAACTTTCTGACTTTAATTCGAATATGTATAAACTCATAGAAGCCAATAAAAACGAATAG
- a CDS encoding DinB family protein — protein MTDKTIYKDAPDYCHYFFDLVKTDNLLDELYKSYQITNELFQRITPEKENFSYQPDKWTTKEVIRHIIDCERVYTYRAFRFSRFDNTELPGFDENKYIEAVKGKTLHLSDLKEEYENIRKSTIVLFKTMTNEMLDFKGSANKVDFTARTLGFMTVGHNLHHCNFIKTKYLNKN, from the coding sequence ATGACTGACAAAACCATTTACAAGGATGCTCCAGACTATTGTCATTACTTTTTTGATTTAGTTAAAACGGACAACCTACTGGACGAGCTCTATAAGAGTTATCAAATAACAAACGAATTATTTCAGCGGATCACACCTGAAAAAGAGAATTTTTCTTACCAGCCTGACAAATGGACCACAAAAGAAGTTATACGACATATCATTGATTGTGAAAGAGTTTATACATACAGAGCATTTCGCTTTTCAAGATTTGACAATACTGAGCTTCCGGGATTTGACGAAAATAAATATATTGAAGCTGTGAAAGGAAAAACACTCCATTTATCTGACTTAAAAGAGGAGTATGAAAATATTAGAAAATCAACAATTGTATTGTTTAAGACAATGACAAACGAAATGTTAGATTTTAAAGGATCGGCAAACAAGGTTGATTTCACAGCGAGGACACTTGGTTTTATGACAGTAGGTCATAACTTACATCACTGTAATTTTATAAAGACAAAATATTTGAATAAAAATTAA
- a CDS encoding immunity 22 family protein: MTTKKIICVWIGTYNSEKEFYQEYLKFDYENEDEPTSQFGKDVELEYYDEDYIESWWFKKLEINNIIQNQDVLPDSQYFFEELISELKKRDLNALNFITFLFGEIGTYETNEMLFEYSGMRSTEKPVEFIFKKEYELL; this comes from the coding sequence ATGACCACAAAAAAGATAATCTGCGTTTGGATCGGAACCTATAATTCAGAAAAAGAATTTTATCAGGAGTATTTAAAATTTGATTATGAAAACGAGGATGAGCCTACATCACAATTCGGAAAAGATGTTGAGCTGGAATATTATGACGAAGATTATATTGAAAGTTGGTGGTTTAAAAAATTAGAGATCAATAATATCATTCAGAATCAAGATGTTTTACCGGACTCTCAATACTTCTTTGAAGAACTGATCTCGGAATTAAAAAAGAGAGACCTGAATGCCTTAAATTTTATTACATTTCTTTTCGGTGAGATTGGCACTTACGAAACAAATGAAATGTTATTTGAATATTCCGGAATGAGATCCACTGAAAAGCCTGTTGAATTTATTTTCAAAAAAGAATATGAATTACTATAG
- a CDS encoding nuclear transport factor 2 family protein: MKPKELVEEWVKAFNEGNAEKISSFYHSDAINHQVANEPVIGKVAIQEMFENEFSQAEMTCLVENIFEDNDWGILEWKDPLGLRGCGFFHITEGKIKFQRGYWDKLSFLRQHQLPIPTE, encoded by the coding sequence ATGAAACCAAAAGAACTAGTTGAAGAATGGGTAAAAGCATTTAATGAAGGTAATGCTGAAAAGATATCATCCTTCTATCATTCAGACGCTATTAACCATCAAGTGGCAAATGAACCTGTTATAGGAAAAGTAGCCATTCAGGAAATGTTTGAAAATGAATTTAGTCAGGCTGAAATGACTTGCCTCGTTGAAAACATTTTTGAAGATAACGATTGGGGCATTTTAGAATGGAAAGATCCTTTGGGCTTAAGAGGTTGCGGCTTTTTTCATATCACAGAGGGAAAAATTAAATTTCAAAGAGGCTATTGGGACAAATTGTCTTTTTTAAGACAACACCAACTTCCTATACCTACAGAATAG
- a CDS encoding GRAM domain-containing protein: MNEIRNSFLAGIAFGLLFGLFLAIRFEMKYALIAGPISGLAFGLILYLFASSKTVKKQTQIENIDGETVIRSGGANHFKNGEAVGGKLYLLKDKLQFQSHNFNVQNHRLSINLNQIKEVGFYNALGLIPNGLEIKTTDGQTEKFVVNGRRIWKEEIEKLKSES; this comes from the coding sequence ATGAATGAAATCAGAAACTCCTTTTTAGCAGGAATTGCTTTTGGACTTTTATTCGGACTCTTTCTTGCCATTCGTTTTGAGATGAAATATGCCTTGATCGCAGGACCGATATCCGGACTTGCTTTCGGATTAATCCTATATTTGTTCGCGAGTTCCAAGACCGTAAAAAAACAAACTCAAATTGAGAATATTGACGGAGAAACGGTTATTCGTTCCGGAGGCGCTAATCATTTTAAAAATGGTGAGGCAGTAGGCGGGAAACTTTATTTACTGAAAGATAAGCTCCAGTTTCAATCGCATAATTTCAATGTTCAGAATCACAGACTAAGTATAAATCTCAATCAGATCAAAGAAGTAGGTTTTTATAACGCTCTCGGACTTATTCCCAATGGACTAGAAATAAAAACAACGGACGGTCAAACCGAAAAATTTGTGGTTAATGGCAGACGAATCTGGAAAGAAGAAATTGAAAAATTGAAATCAGAAAGTTAG
- a CDS encoding tetratricopeptide repeat protein, which yields MKEKLNKAIELRSQKKFKLAESIFNELILEYPNSALVYYHFAWLCDNMERETEARPKYEKALELGLTGEDLKGCYLGLGSTYRCIGEYEKAIVIFDKAIKEFPSDNEFKVFKAMALYNLKNHQEAMYLLLNVIAKTSTDKGIEEYQKAIEYYSDKLDKKFN from the coding sequence ATGAAAGAGAAATTAAACAAAGCCATAGAATTAAGAAGCCAGAAAAAATTCAAATTGGCCGAATCTATTTTCAATGAATTGATTTTAGAATATCCCAATAGTGCTCTGGTATATTATCATTTTGCATGGCTTTGTGATAATATGGAACGAGAAACCGAAGCCCGACCAAAATATGAAAAAGCACTGGAATTAGGATTAACAGGAGAAGATTTAAAAGGGTGCTATCTCGGCTTAGGAAGTACTTACAGGTGTATTGGAGAATATGAAAAAGCCATTGTCATTTTTGACAAAGCCATAAAAGAATTCCCTTCTGATAATGAATTCAAAGTCTTTAAAGCAATGGCACTATACAATTTAAAGAATCATCAAGAAGCAATGTACTTGCTATTGAATGTTATCGCTAAAACGAGTACTGATAAAGGTATTGAAGAATATCAAAAAGCAATTGAATACTATTCGGACAAATTGGATAAAAAATTTAATTAA
- the bla gene encoding subclass B1 metallo-beta-lactamase translates to MKFTTKLFMILSLFTGSVFVSCKESSSKENQKEPTTENDNFETHSTDGILVYETKKLIIKKLSDHIYQHISYLNTENFGKVACNGMLVINENRGIVFDTPTDNESSNELINYVTNELKTNIIALIPTHFHEDCVGGITEFEKHDIPAYATNQTIALLKENKINFSNPITNFEDSFTLNIGNKKVYVEYFGEGHTKDNIIGYFPDDNAIFGGCLIKEVGASKGYLGDANTKEWSTTVKKIKQKYPNAEIVIPGHGQWGKTELFDYTIKLFE, encoded by the coding sequence ATGAAATTTACCACTAAGCTATTCATGATACTATCTCTTTTTACGGGATCAGTTTTTGTGTCCTGCAAAGAATCATCATCTAAAGAAAATCAGAAAGAGCCAACAACTGAAAACGACAATTTTGAAACACATTCTACAGATGGTATATTAGTATATGAAACAAAAAAACTCATCATCAAAAAATTATCCGATCACATCTATCAGCATATTTCTTATCTGAATACAGAAAATTTCGGAAAAGTAGCCTGCAATGGTATGTTAGTCATAAATGAAAACAGAGGAATTGTTTTTGACACCCCAACAGATAATGAAAGTTCAAATGAGTTAATAAATTATGTTACTAATGAGCTTAAAACTAACATAATTGCACTTATTCCCACCCACTTTCACGAAGATTGTGTTGGGGGAATCACTGAATTTGAAAAACATGATATTCCGGCTTATGCTACTAACCAAACAATTGCTTTATTAAAAGAAAATAAAATTAATTTTTCTAATCCGATAACTAATTTTGAAGATAGTTTCACATTAAACATCGGGAACAAAAAAGTTTATGTGGAATACTTTGGAGAAGGTCATACAAAAGATAACATCATCGGATATTTTCCGGATGACAATGCGATCTTTGGCGGATGCCTGATAAAGGAAGTCGGAGCTAGTAAAGGATATTTAGGGGATGCTAATACTAAAGAATGGTCAACTACTGTAAAAAAAATTAAACAGAAATATCCCAATGCTGAAATTGTGATTCCGGGTCATGGACAATGGGGTAAAACGGAACTATTTGATTATACCATAAAGCTATTTGAATAA
- a CDS encoding DUF4252 domain-containing protein, translating to MRIVVIVAVFVLSLVSCENKESLQKYFVENSESQDFIALDLAPSFINTEKLTLTSEEKEALSSFKKLNVLAYKNDSLHKTRFEAEKNKVKGILKEEAYEPLMKFGNTDKGLSVYLVGNDEKIDEFVLFASGKEEGFVVARLLGDNMKPTDVVNLVEIIRKADLDLDQLKPLKEALK from the coding sequence ATGAGAATTGTAGTTATAGTAGCAGTATTTGTTTTAAGCTTGGTTTCTTGCGAAAACAAAGAATCACTTCAAAAATATTTTGTTGAGAATTCTGAATCTCAGGATTTCATAGCATTAGATCTGGCGCCGAGTTTTATTAATACAGAGAAGTTAACCTTGACTTCAGAGGAAAAAGAAGCTTTGTCGTCTTTTAAAAAACTAAACGTTTTAGCTTATAAAAACGATTCGTTACATAAAACCCGATTTGAAGCAGAAAAAAATAAAGTAAAGGGTATTCTGAAAGAAGAAGCGTATGAACCGTTAATGAAATTCGGGAATACTGACAAAGGACTTTCTGTGTATTTGGTAGGAAACGATGAGAAAATTGACGAGTTTGTTTTATTTGCTTCCGGAAAAGAAGAAGGTTTTGTAGTAGCCAGATTGTTAGGAGATAACATGAAGCCGACTGATGTGGTTAACTTAGTTGAGATCATCCGAAAAGCAGATCTGGATCTGGATCAACTAAAGCCATTGAAAGAAGCTCTGAAATAA
- a CDS encoding DUF4252 domain-containing protein — protein MKNLAFSFVLFLVSNVIFSQSVFDKFEDKDGVTSVIVNKKMFELMGKMSIDAKEKDAQQYLNLLKKLENLKVFTTNDVKVAADMKATVASYLKSNPLEELMRVNDSGKKVNIYIKSSGNGEIVKELLMFIDETTGQEHQTVVLSLIGNFDLNEISALTEKMSLPGGDELKKASKK, from the coding sequence ATGAAAAATTTAGCATTTAGTTTCGTTCTGTTTTTAGTGTCAAATGTGATTTTTTCACAATCCGTTTTTGATAAGTTTGAAGATAAGGACGGAGTGACATCTGTAATAGTGAATAAGAAAATGTTTGAATTGATGGGCAAAATGTCTATCGATGCAAAAGAAAAAGATGCCCAACAATATTTGAACCTGCTTAAAAAGCTTGAAAATCTGAAAGTATTCACTACTAATGACGTTAAAGTAGCCGCTGATATGAAAGCAACGGTTGCGAGTTATCTGAAATCTAATCCGTTAGAAGAATTGATGCGTGTTAACGACAGCGGTAAAAAAGTAAATATTTATATCAAATCTTCCGGAAACGGAGAGATCGTAAAAGAACTGTTGATGTTCATTGATGAGACAACAGGACAGGAACATCAGACAGTAGTTTTGTCACTTATCGGAAATTTTGATCTGAATGAGATATCAGCTTTAACCGAAAAAATGAGCCTTCCAGGAGGAGATGAATTAAAAAAAGCTTCAAAAAAATAA
- a CDS encoding RNA polymerase sigma factor gives MKQQEFIQIISPFKDKLFRLAKRMLVSREEAEDATQEVLLKLWNRNDHLKGYNSVEALAMTMTKNYCLDQLKSKRSGNLQLVHSNYKDGKPDVEQQLEDRDALNWVERIINELPEQQRLIVQMRDIEELEFNEIASVLDMNETAVRVALSRARKTIREKITAKHNYGIKTS, from the coding sequence ATGAAGCAACAGGAGTTTATACAGATCATTTCTCCTTTTAAAGACAAACTTTTTCGCTTAGCCAAGCGAATGTTAGTCAGTAGAGAAGAAGCTGAGGATGCTACACAAGAGGTTTTATTAAAATTATGGAATAGAAACGATCATTTAAAAGGTTATAACAGTGTTGAAGCACTGGCCATGACAATGACAAAAAATTACTGTCTGGATCAGTTAAAATCGAAAAGAAGCGGAAATCTGCAACTGGTACACAGTAATTATAAAGACGGTAAACCGGATGTAGAGCAGCAATTAGAAGATAGAGATGCTTTAAACTGGGTAGAGAGAATTATTAATGAATTGCCGGAACAGCAAAGACTCATTGTTCAAATGCGGGATATAGAGGAGTTAGAATTTAATGAGATCGCTTCCGTTTTAGATATGAACGAAACAGCAGTTCGGGTGGCATTATCAAGAGCAAGAAAAACAATAAGAGAAAAAATAACAGCAAAACATAATTATGGAATCAAAACAAGTTAA
- a CDS encoding S41 family peptidase, with protein sequence MRYILPNSDASTKTIYRGDVFYAIDGVSLNVNNYKTLLGQSTYTLYLADLVNGQIVPNGNTVTLNKTPYSENPVYIKTTFTVGNKNVGYLMYNGFYESYENELNNAFAYFQAEGITHLILDLRYNSGGAVATATRLASMITGQFNNEIFARQEWNYKLEDYFGSDSEQLLNRFTNTIKNGAAINHLNLDKIYIITTQKTASASELVINGLTPYINVTQIGDHTIGKNVGSITLYDSPTFSKSNVNPNHRYAMQPIVLKISNVNGFSDYSTNGLPPDVSQSEDLENLGILGDQNEPLLQTALNFIDLNGRPTIPQRTEIYKPFNSTLDQDILKTEMYLELPQ encoded by the coding sequence GTGCGTTATATTCTTCCTAATTCTGACGCTTCGACAAAAACTATTTACAGAGGAGATGTTTTTTATGCCATAGACGGCGTCTCTTTAAACGTTAATAACTATAAAACATTGCTGGGACAGAGTACTTATACTTTATATCTAGCAGATCTAGTTAACGGACAAATCGTTCCCAACGGAAATACCGTAACACTGAACAAAACTCCTTATTCGGAAAATCCTGTTTATATAAAAACCACATTTACTGTCGGTAATAAAAATGTAGGTTATTTGATGTACAACGGCTTTTATGAAAGTTATGAAAACGAATTAAACAATGCTTTTGCCTACTTTCAGGCTGAAGGGATTACCCATTTAATTTTAGACTTGCGTTACAATTCGGGAGGTGCTGTAGCTACGGCTACCCGACTGGCGAGTATGATAACCGGACAGTTCAACAATGAGATCTTTGCCCGTCAGGAATGGAACTATAAATTAGAAGACTATTTCGGTAGCGATTCGGAACAACTGTTAAACCGCTTTACGAATACTATAAAAAACGGAGCTGCAATTAATCATTTGAATCTGGATAAAATTTACATCATTACGACTCAAAAAACAGCTTCGGCCAGTGAGCTGGTCATTAACGGTCTTACGCCCTATATTAATGTCACACAGATCGGAGATCACACTATCGGAAAAAATGTTGGCTCCATCACTTTGTATGACTCTCCTACTTTTTCTAAAAGCAATGTTAACCCAAACCACAGGTATGCTATGCAACCTATTGTTTTAAAAATATCAAATGTTAACGGATTTTCTGATTATTCTACAAATGGACTACCTCCTGATGTTTCTCAATCAGAAGATCTGGAAAATCTCGGAATACTCGGAGATCAAAATGAACCACTTTTACAGACAGCGCTGAACTTTATTGACTTGAATGGTCGACCAACAATTCCTCAAAGGACTGAAATCTATAAACCATTTAATAGTACACTTGATCAGGATATTTTAAAAACTGAAATGTACCTTGAATTACCGCAATAA